One part of the Epinephelus fuscoguttatus linkage group LG12, E.fuscoguttatus.final_Chr_v1 genome encodes these proteins:
- the banf1 gene encoding barrier-to-autointegration factor, translated as MSSTSQKHKDFVAEPMGEKAVMALAGIGEVLGKRLEEKGFDKAYVVLGQFLVLKKDEELFRDWLKDTCGANAKQQGDCYGCLKEWCDAFL; from the exons ATGTCGTCGACATCCCAAAAACATAAAGATTTTGTGGCCGAGCCCATGGGTGAGAAGGCTGTGATGGCCCTCGCAGGCATCGGAGAGGTCCTTGGCAAAAGGCTGGAGGAGAAAGGTTTTGACAAG GCGTACGTCGTCCTTGGGCAGTTTCTAGTGCTAAAGAAAGACGAGGAGCTTTTCCGGGACTGGCTGAAGGACACTTGCGGGGCAAATGCCAAACAACAAGGTGACTGCTATGGCTGTCTTAAAGAATGGTGTGACGCCTTCTTATAA
- the gng3 gene encoding guanine nucleotide-binding protein G(I)/G(S)/G(O) subunit gamma-3 produces MKGDTPVNSTMSVGQARKLVEQLKIEASFCRIKVSKAAADLMAYCDAHSCDDPLITPVPTSENPFREKKFFCALL; encoded by the exons ATGAAAGGAGACACCCCAGTGAACAGCACCATGAGTGTCGGCCAAGCCAGGAAGCTGGTGGAGCAGCTGAAGATAGAGGCTAGTTTCTGCAGGATAAAG GTATCAAAGGCAGCGGCTGACCTGATGGCGTACTGCGACGCACACTCCTGTGACGACCCCCTGATCACCCCCGTGCCCACCTCAGAGAACCCCTTCAGGGAGAAGAAATTCTTCTGCGCTCTGCTTTGA
- the prdx5 gene encoding peroxiredoxin-5, mitochondrial has protein sequence MLSITTAIIKRTRVLQRVRLLHTSATTKMPIQVGEQLPAVEVQEGEPGNKVSMDQLFKGKKGVLFAVPGAFTPGCSKTHLPGFVQQTEDLRGKGIQEVACISVNDAFVMAAWGKEHGTDGKVRMLADPTGAFTKAVDLLLDSDQIVQVLGNKRSKRYSMLVEDGVVKKINVEPDGTGLTCSLAPNILSEL, from the exons ATGCTTTCCATCACAACCGCTATCATTAAACGCACCCGTGTCCTCCAGCGCGTCAGGCTGCTACACACTTCTGCCACAACCAAAATGCCCATTCAG GTTGGTGAACAGCTCCCCGCAGTGGAAGTCCAGGAGGGGGAGCCAGGAAATAAGGTGTCCATGGATCAGCTCTTCAAGGGGAAGAAGGGAGTCCTCTTTGCTGTACCCGGAGCCTTTACCCCGGGATGTTCCAAG ACGCACCTCCCAGGTTTTGTGCAGCAGACTGAGGACTTGAGGGGTAAAGGTATCCAGGAGGTTGCTTGCATTTCTGTCAATGACGCGTTTGTCATGGCTGCCTGGGGAAAGGAACATGGAACAGATGGCAAG GTTCGAATGCTGGCTGATCCGACTGGCGCTTTCACAAAGGCAGTGGACCTGCTGCTTGACAGTGATCAGATTGTGCAGGTACTTGGGAACAAGCGATCCAAGAG ATATTCTATGCTGGTGGAAGATGGAGTTGTTAAGAAGATCAATGTGGAGCCTGATGGCACTGGGCTGACCTGCAGCCTGGCTCCCAACATTCTGTCTGAGCTGTAG